Part of the Planococcus plakortidis genome is shown below.
TGGAATGAAGCGACATAGCCGTCTTCATCCAATAGATCGGCGAATCCTTTTACAGCTTGTTCGGTATGCAGCGCTTTTACGGCCAGCAATACTTTCTTGAGCGTTTTTCCTTCTGCCCTGTATTGCTCCAGCGTATATGCTTTAGCGGAAACATTGAACTTATCGTCTTTTTCTTCGATGGTGATGCCTTGTTCATTGATTTTTTTGACATGTTCTTCATTTACATCGATGAATGTGACATCATGTCCCCTTTAATCAGATAAGCTCCAACGACGCCGCCGATGGCACCGGCTCCTACAATGGTCAATTCAATTGTTTCAGTCATGGGACTGCTCCTTTCAATATGCAAGATTGTAAACACCGGGCAGTTTAAGTTCAGCACCCAGTAGGGCAGCTGCTTCTTTCGTCCAATAAGGATTGCGGAGCATCCCTTTGCCAATGGAGATGAGGTCTGCCATTTCTTCCTGCAGGACCATCTCTGCAACTTTCGGATCCTGCAATTCACCGACGGAGATGACGGGAACGTTATATAAATCCTTCAGTTCTTTGGCGTAAGATGTCTGATAAGCAGGGTATACTTCCGGCCTGACCGGAGCATCTCCGCCCGTTGATACGTCGAGCATATCAACGCCGGCTTTCAGGAAACGGCCAGTAAATTCTTTTGCAAAGTCGAAGTCATACCCGCCGGCACCGTATTCTTTTGCTGAAATGCGAAGGATCAAAGGCATGTCCGCGGGCATTTCACTTTTCACTGCTTCAATCACGCGCAGCGGGAAGAGATAGGGATCACCATAGAGATCCTGCCGTTTATTTGATGCTGGTGACAGGAATTGATGTAATAGATAGCCGTGGGCACCATGTAGTTCAATAGTGTCGAAGCCGGCATCGACTGCAAGCTTTGTACTTTCTGCAAATCGTTCAATAATTTCGTCCACTTCGGAAGTTTCCAACTCTCTGGGAACCGGAGACGAATCTGAGAACGGAATCGGAGAAGGCGCTACGATATCACTGTTTTCAATAGTGGATTTCCTTCCGGCATGAGCGATTTGAATGGCACTTTTTGAACCATATTTATGGATTTCTTCATTAATTTCCTTGAATTTCTCCTGCTGCTGGACGTTGTACAGGCCGAGACAATTATCGGTGATTCTGCCGCGCTTTTCGACATTTGTCATTTCCGTCATCACAAGTCCGGTTCCTCCGATGGCACGTGAAGTCAGATGAACAAGATGCCAATTATTCGGTAGTCCGGTTCCGTCTTCTGCCTTATACTGGCACATGGGCGACAGGACACTGCGGTTCGGCAACTGAAGATTTTTTAGTGAAAATTCTTCGAAAAGTTTAACCATTTTGTATCTCCTCCCAATTCTTTAACGTTTGTTCGCTTAACTCCAATGCTTCACGCAAATTGAAATTCACTTCATTAATGTTACGACGAATAGTCGTTAGCAAACTGTAGTATGCAGGTGACGGCTCATGCTGTTCCAATTGTGAAATCTCCGCAAGCAGTGGAATAGGCATTTTCGGAGTCGCGGTGTCATGACTGAACCGATTGCCCCCGACATAATTCAGTCGTACGAGAATCCTGGAGAGCTGTTTATTCCAGTGGTTGTATGT
Proteins encoded:
- a CDS encoding NADH:flavin oxidoreductase/NADH oxidase, which encodes MVKLFEEFSLKNLQLPNRSVLSPMCQYKAEDGTGLPNNWHLVHLTSRAIGGTGLVMTEMTNVEKRGRITDNCLGLYNVQQQEKFKEINEEIHKYGSKSAIQIAHAGRKSTIENSDIVAPSPIPFSDSSPVPRELETSEVDEIIERFAESTKLAVDAGFDTIELHGAHGYLLHQFLSPASNKRQDLYGDPYLFPLRVIEAVKSEMPADMPLILRISAKEYGAGGYDFDFAKEFTGRFLKAGVDMLDVSTGGDAPVRPEVYPAYQTSYAKELKDLYNVPVISVGELQDPKVAEMVLQEEMADLISIGKGMLRNPYWTKEAAALLGAELKLPGVYNLAY